A stretch of Exiguobacterium sp. BMC-KP DNA encodes these proteins:
- a CDS encoding cation diffusion facilitator family transporter — protein sequence MAHDHHHHHHHTDNKKVLGLSFLIITAFMIVEVIGGIWTNSLALLSDAGHMLSDSISLAIALLAFQFSSQAPDANKTFGSKRFEILAAIINGVTLIVIALYIFIEAIQRFIDPPAVATTGMLIISVLGLLVNILVAWIMTRGGGHEHNLNMRGAYLHVLSDMLGSVGAIAAALLIMFFGWGWADPLASVIVAILVLRSGYYVTKASVHVLMEGTPSDVDIDEVVATIQTNEAVLGLHDLHIWSITSGYNALSCHVVVKEDMTVRESESIREQIDHDLKHVGIEHATIQVETNQHAHGDTLYCDGKHESHSH from the coding sequence ATGGCACATGATCATCATCACCACCATCATCATACCGACAATAAAAAGGTACTGGGCCTGTCGTTCCTGATCATCACCGCGTTCATGATCGTCGAGGTCATCGGCGGAATTTGGACGAACAGTCTAGCGTTGTTATCGGACGCCGGGCACATGTTAAGTGACTCGATTTCACTTGCGATCGCCCTGCTAGCCTTCCAGTTCTCGAGTCAAGCACCGGATGCGAACAAGACGTTCGGTTCAAAACGCTTTGAAATCCTAGCCGCCATCATAAACGGCGTGACGTTGATCGTCATCGCTCTCTATATTTTCATTGAAGCCATTCAGCGTTTCATCGATCCACCCGCTGTCGCAACGACCGGGATGCTGATCATCAGTGTCCTCGGGTTGCTCGTTAATATCTTGGTCGCCTGGATCATGACACGTGGCGGTGGACATGAACACAATCTCAACATGCGTGGTGCGTATCTACACGTCTTAAGCGACATGCTTGGATCAGTTGGAGCGATTGCGGCGGCTCTTCTGATCATGTTCTTCGGTTGGGGATGGGCGGATCCGCTCGCGAGTGTCATCGTTGCGATCCTCGTCTTACGGAGCGGTTATTACGTGACGAAGGCGTCGGTGCACGTCTTGATGGAAGGGACGCCGAGCGACGTCGATATCGATGAAGTCGTCGCGACGATTCAGACGAACGAAGCCGTCCTCGGACTACATGATTTACACATTTGGTCGATCACAAGTGGCTATAACGCGTTATCGTGTCACGTCGTCGTCAAAGAAGACATGACCGTCCGGGAGTCGGAATCGATTCGTGAACAAATCGATCACGATTTAAAACATGTCGGTATTGAACACGCGACGATTCAGGTCGAGACGAATCAACACGCGCATGGTGATACGTTGTATTGCGACGGGAAACATGAATCGCATTCACATTAA